One segment of Candidatus Poribacteria bacterium DNA contains the following:
- a CDS encoding Gfo/Idh/MocA family oxidoreductase, with product MNNVSHPLRVGVIGCGSFGRHAYSDNVVNHPDANLIAVCDIDEERAETVARELFDAHPQRPRAAAYTDYQEMFDQESLDVVMVGTMADVRPTVTIAALSSGAHVLAAKPMAPSLADAEAMLQAAEQGGRMLMVGYNFRFRKDAQAAHNFIRSGGLGTPRFARTWIHWGPHYIKSRSGGGSLASTGVHTLDLGVWFLGCPTLLSVEGRASARFADLSTLPPDLEAVRNTYDVEDLVSGYVTFADDITLSVESMWLAPPKARDNGVDVWGTEGFASLSPFRLLTWRDGDYVDVTEDVAPGIAETFQDNPRVRTRTEALHFIDCALGKTSPLITPKEMWTDQAIVDGIYAGGRSYS from the coding sequence ATGAATAACGTCTCTCATCCATTGCGCGTTGGTGTCATCGGCTGCGGATCCTTTGGACGCCACGCATACTCAGACAATGTGGTCAATCATCCCGATGCCAATCTAATTGCAGTGTGTGATATCGATGAAGAACGCGCCGAAACAGTCGCCCGCGAGCTGTTTGACGCTCACCCACAGCGACCACGTGCAGCAGCTTACACAGATTATCAAGAAATGTTCGATCAAGAATCTCTTGATGTCGTCATGGTTGGCACAATGGCAGATGTCCGCCCGACCGTGACGATTGCCGCACTCAGCAGCGGCGCCCATGTGCTAGCAGCCAAGCCGATGGCACCCTCACTCGCCGACGCAGAAGCGATGCTTCAAGCAGCGGAGCAGGGGGGCCGAATGCTGATGGTCGGTTATAATTTTCGTTTCCGTAAGGATGCACAGGCAGCGCACAACTTTATCCGCAGTGGAGGATTGGGAACACCCCGTTTCGCGCGTACTTGGATACATTGGGGACCACACTACATCAAGTCCCGGTCCGGGGGTGGCTCACTCGCCAGCACCGGTGTACATACACTGGATCTGGGGGTTTGGTTCCTCGGTTGTCCCACCCTCCTCTCCGTAGAAGGTCGGGCGAGCGCACGTTTTGCAGACCTCTCTACGCTGCCTCCTGATCTGGAGGCGGTCCGAAACACCTACGATGTCGAAGATTTGGTAAGCGGTTATGTCACCTTCGCTGATGATATTACGTTGTCGGTTGAAAGTATGTGGCTGGCACCCCCGAAAGCAAGGGATAACGGTGTTGATGTGTGGGGAACGGAGGGTTTCGCTTCATTGTCGCCGTTTCGGTTATTGACGTGGCGGGACGGCGATTATGTAGATGTGACTGAGGATGTAGCGCCCGGCATCGCTGAGACATTCCAAGATAACCCTAGGGTACGAACCCGCACCGAAGCACTTCATTTTATCGATTGTGCACTCGGCAAAACGTCACCGCTCATCACGCCGAAGGAGATGTGGACAGATCAGGCTATTGTTGATGGTATATATGCCGGTGGACGATCATATTCATGA